A region of Deinococcus rubellus DNA encodes the following proteins:
- a CDS encoding ABC transporter substrate-binding protein → MNHPLKNTLSLMLLSTLSLGSAQKVASPIPIGIAVAQTSNASLFGQEQVIGARLAEKFLNARGGVGGTPIKLVFQDTSGDEAGAINAFQNLISKDNVVGIVGPTLSQQAFSADPIADRAKVPVLGPSNTAKGIPQIGAYISRVSAPVTAIAPNALKQALKINPKIKKVAVLYAQNDAFSTSETGIFQQTAKDLDLNVATVQKFQTTDNDFTTQVTAVLGENVDLVIISGLANDSGNLIKQLRQLGYKGLIVGGNGLNSSSMFPICGQYCDGVIVAQAYSPTQSSAANQLFAREYKAQYKKDPPQFAAQAYTGVQVFVDALKVLDHKKKIADWDLSDLRIALNKQLLIGKYKTPLGDLSFDKDGDIVQQAFYVAQIKMKDTKNGTFVFLK, encoded by the coding sequence ATGAACCACCCCTTAAAAAATACTTTAAGCTTGATGCTGCTCAGCACCCTCTCCCTCGGCTCGGCCCAGAAAGTCGCCAGCCCGATTCCGATTGGCATTGCCGTGGCGCAGACCAGCAACGCCTCGCTGTTCGGCCAGGAACAGGTGATTGGAGCCAGGCTGGCGGAAAAGTTCCTGAACGCACGCGGCGGCGTGGGCGGCACCCCGATCAAACTGGTCTTTCAAGACACCAGCGGTGACGAGGCTGGAGCCATCAACGCCTTCCAGAACCTGATCAGCAAAGACAACGTGGTGGGCATCGTCGGGCCGACCCTGTCTCAGCAGGCTTTCAGCGCCGATCCCATCGCTGACCGCGCCAAGGTGCCGGTGCTGGGGCCGAGCAACACCGCCAAGGGCATTCCGCAGATCGGCGCGTACATCTCCCGCGTTTCTGCGCCGGTCACGGCGATTGCGCCCAACGCCCTTAAGCAGGCACTGAAGATCAATCCCAAGATCAAAAAAGTGGCGGTACTGTACGCCCAGAACGACGCCTTCTCGACCTCTGAAACAGGGATTTTTCAGCAGACCGCCAAAGACCTTGATCTCAATGTGGCCACGGTGCAGAAGTTTCAGACCACCGACAACGACTTCACCACCCAGGTGACGGCGGTGCTGGGCGAGAACGTTGATCTGGTGATTATCTCCGGCCTGGCCAATGACAGCGGTAACCTGATCAAGCAACTGCGCCAGCTCGGTTATAAAGGCCTGATTGTGGGCGGCAACGGCCTGAACAGTTCCAGTATGTTCCCCATTTGCGGTCAGTACTGCGACGGCGTGATTGTCGCGCAGGCGTATAGCCCCACCCAGTCAAGCGCCGCCAATCAGCTGTTTGCCCGGGAATACAAGGCCCAGTACAAGAAAGACCCGCCTCAATTCGCTGCCCAGGCCTATACCGGGGTGCAGGTGTTTGTGGACGCCCTCAAAGTCCTTGATCACAAAAAGAAGATTGCCGACTGGGACTTGAGCGACCTCAGAATCGCCCTGAACAAGCAACTTCTGATTGGCAAATACAAGACGCCGCTGGGCGACCTCAGCTTTGACAAAGACGGCGATATTGTGCAGCAGGCCTTCTACGTGGCGCAGATCAAGATGAAAGACACCAAGAACGGCACCTTTGTTTTTTTGAAGTAG
- a CDS encoding DNA polymerase/3'-5' exonuclease PolX: MSPFDKKAAAAALETTADLLDVLGAEAFRAQAYRSAARSIETLEDWTAAAQSNFKGIPKVGTALAGALIEAVQIGRFGPLDEAQAQVPPGVVDLLRVRGLGPKKVRALWQAGFDSLEALREGLNNGSVTAIKGFGAKTAATLLEAVEFVLASQGRQRMNTAMDVAEELIKRLSHLDARTSGDVRRHSETARSVRVTVSATPEQIRAALEGVELEQVDKRPVLAGSWEGVPIEIPYAGAEVRGALDLMMGGSRPYREELRAEAARQGFDLNGRGLHRGKQGIGETLPTPTEQDVLNALRLPYRPAEYREAEHDDIWQDLPTVDELITAQQIKGLIHTHSTWSDGAASLREMGEAARGLGGYLGTADHSQSAFYANGLTPERLRAQLKEVRELQRAGLPLIAGSEVDILEDGSLDFNDDLLSELDYVVASVHSHFTLGEAAQTERLIKAASHPLITVLGHPTGRLLLRRPSYPVNLDAVLDACQAHGTVVEINASPYRLDIDWRYALRYRGRLKFAINTDAHAVHGLDDTRYGAWVARKAGLRPENVVNTLSQTEFLNFVAAQRASRLQK, encoded by the coding sequence ATGTCTCCCTTCGACAAAAAGGCCGCCGCCGCTGCCCTGGAAACCACCGCCGATCTGCTCGACGTGCTGGGCGCAGAGGCGTTCCGGGCACAGGCCTACCGCTCGGCAGCCCGCAGCATCGAGACGCTGGAAGACTGGACTGCCGCTGCGCAGAGCAACTTCAAGGGCATTCCCAAAGTCGGCACGGCGCTGGCCGGGGCGCTCATAGAGGCCGTGCAGATCGGGCGCTTCGGCCCGCTCGATGAGGCCCAGGCCCAGGTGCCGCCCGGCGTGGTGGACCTGCTGCGGGTGCGCGGCCTGGGGCCCAAGAAAGTCCGGGCGCTGTGGCAGGCAGGCTTCGACTCGCTGGAAGCGCTGCGGGAAGGGCTGAATAATGGCAGCGTGACCGCGATCAAGGGCTTCGGCGCGAAGACGGCAGCGACCCTGCTGGAAGCGGTGGAATTCGTGCTGGCCTCACAGGGCCGCCAGCGGATGAACACCGCGATGGACGTGGCTGAGGAACTGATCAAGCGCTTGTCGCACCTGGACGCCCGAACCAGCGGGGACGTGCGCCGCCACTCTGAAACGGCCCGCAGCGTGCGCGTGACGGTGAGCGCCACACCGGAGCAAATTCGGGCCGCGCTGGAAGGCGTTGAGCTGGAGCAGGTGGACAAGCGCCCGGTGCTGGCCGGAAGCTGGGAAGGCGTGCCCATCGAGATTCCCTATGCCGGAGCCGAGGTGCGCGGGGCGCTCGATCTGATGATGGGCGGCAGCCGCCCGTACCGCGAGGAGCTGCGGGCCGAGGCCGCCCGGCAGGGCTTCGACCTCAACGGACGCGGTCTGCACCGGGGAAAGCAGGGCATCGGCGAAACACTGCCCACACCCACCGAACAGGACGTACTGAACGCGCTGCGTCTCCCCTACCGCCCCGCCGAGTACCGCGAGGCCGAGCACGACGACATCTGGCAGGATTTACCGACCGTTGACGAATTGATCACCGCCCAGCAGATCAAGGGGCTGATTCATACCCACTCCACCTGGAGCGACGGTGCGGCCAGCCTGCGCGAGATGGGAGAGGCGGCCCGAGGTTTAGGCGGCTACCTCGGCACGGCAGATCATTCTCAGAGCGCCTTCTACGCCAATGGCCTCACTCCGGAACGGTTAAGAGCGCAGCTGAAAGAGGTGCGCGAGTTGCAGCGGGCAGGCCTGCCCCTCATCGCGGGCAGTGAGGTGGACATCTTGGAGGACGGCTCGCTGGACTTTAACGACGACCTGCTCTCTGAACTGGATTACGTGGTGGCCTCGGTCCACAGCCACTTCACGCTGGGCGAGGCAGCGCAGACCGAGCGCCTGATCAAAGCTGCCTCACACCCGCTGATCACCGTGCTGGGCCATCCCACCGGCAGATTGCTGCTGCGTCGCCCGTCCTACCCTGTCAATCTGGATGCTGTGCTGGACGCCTGTCAGGCCCATGGCACGGTGGTGGAAATCAACGCCAGCCCCTACCGGCTGGATATAGATTGGCGCTACGCCCTGCGCTACCGGGGTCGCCTGAAATTCGCCATCAATACCGACGCGCACGCCGTTCACGGGCTGGACGATACCCGCTACGGCGCATGGGTGGCCCGAAAAGCCGGACTCCGACCAGAGAACGTGGTGAACACCCTCTCGCAGACCGAATTTCTGAATTTCGTGGCGGCGCAGCGGGCCAGCCGACTTCAAAAGTAA
- the hisJ gene encoding histidinol-phosphatase HisJ — translation MTPLLPPHLFDSHLHTPLCGHATGHPREYAQAALDLGLAGLCFTDHMPMPAWYDAPWRMKRKQLGEYVRTVQEVQREFEGRLSVRLGLEADFHPGTEAYVREVLEAHPWDYVIGSVHYIGAWGFDNPEFVDEYERRDLTDLYREYYALVEGAAHSNLFDAIGHLDLPKKFGHTDQDGMAALHALDVIAAQGVSLDFNTAGWRKPVAEAYPAPDLVRAAATRGIPFVLGSDAHTPGEVGWRFHDALKEIHDVGGAVVAYAGRERLSGN, via the coding sequence ATGACCCCGCTGCTGCCCCCGCACCTCTTCGACTCGCACCTGCACACGCCGCTGTGCGGCCACGCCACAGGCCATCCCCGCGAGTACGCGCAGGCCGCGCTGGACCTCGGCCTGGCCGGACTCTGCTTCACCGACCACATGCCGATGCCCGCCTGGTACGACGCACCCTGGCGCATGAAGCGCAAGCAGCTCGGCGAGTACGTCAGAACGGTGCAGGAAGTCCAGAGGGAATTCGAGGGCCGCCTGAGCGTGCGCCTGGGCCTGGAGGCCGACTTCCACCCCGGCACCGAAGCCTACGTGCGCGAGGTGCTGGAGGCGCATCCCTGGGACTACGTGATCGGCAGCGTGCATTACATCGGCGCGTGGGGCTTTGACAACCCAGAATTCGTGGACGAGTACGAACGCCGCGACCTGACCGACCTCTACCGCGAGTATTACGCCCTGGTGGAAGGCGCGGCCCACAGCAACCTGTTCGATGCCATCGGCCACCTCGATCTGCCCAAGAAGTTCGGCCACACCGACCAGGACGGTATGGCCGCTTTGCACGCACTGGACGTGATCGCCGCGCAGGGAGTGAGTCTCGATTTCAACACGGCAGGCTGGCGCAAGCCGGTGGCCGAGGCCTATCCGGCCCCCGACCTGGTGCGGGCGGCGGCCACGCGAGGCATTCCCTTCGTGCTGGGCAGCGACGCCCACACACCCGGCGAGGTGGGCTGGCGCTTTCACGACGCCCTCAAGGAGATTCACGATGTTGGCGGCGCGGTGGTGGCCTATGCCGGGCGAGAGCGGCTGAGCGGAAACTGA
- a CDS encoding AfsR/SARP family transcriptional regulator: protein MQSAVQIRVMGVPSVRIGGQVAHFRTRKALALALYLALEGPQPQDTLLELLWPDAPNSGSLRTAALHVRQALGQEAGRLETHWCGLSLDLSGAQLDVWALGGLDAGEALAWHHGAFLAGLYLRGNATWDNYLTWRGETLRDEYDQRLARLFTAAMQSGDFAQASALASRRCDLDPLCEVACSQWASALQAAGLRRRAQDVLAAFAQRFEQMFGPASLPTLRAELPSAQPAARWMVGAARA, encoded by the coding sequence ATGCAAAGTGCCGTGCAGATCAGGGTGATGGGAGTGCCGTCCGTGCGAATCGGCGGTCAGGTCGCCCACTTCAGGACCCGCAAGGCGCTGGCGCTGGCGCTGTATCTGGCGCTGGAAGGCCCGCAGCCGCAAGACACCTTGCTCGAACTGCTGTGGCCCGACGCGCCCAACAGCGGCTCGCTGCGAACGGCGGCGCTGCATGTCCGTCAGGCGCTGGGTCAGGAAGCCGGGCGGCTGGAAACCCACTGGTGCGGGCTGTCGCTCGACCTCAGCGGCGCGCAGCTCGACGTGTGGGCGCTGGGCGGTCTCGATGCAGGCGAAGCGCTGGCCTGGCATCACGGCGCGTTTCTGGCAGGCCTGTACTTGCGGGGCAACGCCACCTGGGACAATTATCTGACCTGGCGCGGCGAGACACTGCGCGACGAGTACGACCAGCGCCTGGCCCGGCTGTTTACGGCGGCCATGCAATCGGGCGACTTCGCCCAGGCCAGCGCTCTCGCCAGCCGCCGCTGCGACCTCGATCCGCTCTGCGAGGTGGCCTGCTCGCAGTGGGCCTCGGCCCTCCAGGCTGCCGGGCTGCGCCGCCGCGCCCAGGACGTGCTGGCGGCCTTCGCGCAGCGCTTCGAGCAGATGTTCGGCCCAGCTTCGCTGCCCACCCTACGGGCCGAGCTGCCGAGCGCACAGCCTGCCGCCCGTTGGATGGTCGGCGCGGCGCGGGCCTGA
- a CDS encoding acyl-CoA thioesterase → MSRDDFPPTLPGQPQSGARMLELVFPKDTNYHGTAFGGFVLSLMDKTASVAAVRHAKHHVVTARMDAVDFHLPVRVGDALALEAQVIRVGRTSMTVRVDVYRENLMSGEQQLATNGTFVFVAVDLDGRPVAVPPLTPPADSTTRN, encoded by the coding sequence ATGAGCCGCGACGACTTTCCTCCGACCCTGCCCGGGCAGCCGCAGAGCGGCGCACGCATGTTAGAGCTGGTCTTTCCCAAGGACACCAATTATCACGGCACGGCCTTCGGCGGCTTTGTTCTGTCGCTAATGGACAAGACCGCTTCGGTGGCCGCTGTGCGCCACGCCAAGCATCACGTGGTGACCGCCCGCATGGACGCCGTGGATTTTCACCTACCGGTGCGGGTCGGTGACGCTCTGGCACTCGAAGCCCAGGTGATCCGGGTGGGCCGCACCTCGATGACCGTGCGGGTGGACGTCTACCGCGAGAACCTGATGAGCGGCGAGCAGCAACTGGCGACCAACGGCACCTTCGTGTTCGTGGCGGTGGACCTGGATGGCCGCCCGGTGGCGGTGCCGCCCCTGACACCCCCTGCGGACAGCACCACCCGCAACTAA